The following proteins come from a genomic window of Nitrospiraceae bacterium:
- a CDS encoding hydrogenase — protein MPISSHVGSQLVDLCSALLLLTCFAIVAQRRLSACVDLFALQSGFLALTASVVAFLTGNHHIYIAAGLTGLIKVVIIPRVLKKVIERLNVKRELVMNVNVPAGLLICGALVMLAFFITQPIIALGFVLTRDSLAIALAIVLIGFFTMIARQKAVTQLVGFLVMENGLFLGATAATYGMPLIVELGVFFDVLIAALIAGIYTNRLQDAFDSVDTSRLTVLKE, from the coding sequence ATGCCAATCTCTTCTCACGTTGGATCGCAACTCGTTGATTTGTGCTCAGCGTTGTTGTTATTGACCTGCTTCGCGATCGTGGCGCAGCGACGGCTATCCGCCTGTGTCGACTTATTCGCACTGCAGTCGGGCTTCCTGGCTCTGACGGCGTCAGTGGTGGCCTTTCTGACCGGTAACCATCATATCTACATCGCAGCCGGGCTGACCGGCCTGATCAAGGTGGTGATCATTCCACGGGTTCTGAAAAAGGTCATCGAGCGGCTCAACGTCAAGCGCGAGCTGGTGATGAATGTCAACGTGCCGGCCGGGCTGTTAATTTGCGGTGCCCTCGTCATGCTGGCCTTCTTTATTACACAACCGATCATCGCGCTGGGATTTGTACTCACTCGCGATTCGCTCGCCATCGCGCTTGCGATCGTGCTCATCGGTTTTTTTACGATGATCGCGAGACAAAAGGCCGTGACCCAGCTGGTGGGCTTTCTCGTCATGGAGAACGGTCTATTTTTAGGGGCCACGGCCGCCACCTACGGGATGCCCTTGATCGTTGAGCTGGGTGTGTTTTTCGATGTGCTCATTGCGGCGTTGATCGCTGGGATTTACACGAACCGCTTACAAGATGCGTTTGACAGTGTGGATACCAGCCGTCTCACGGTGTTGAAGGAATAA
- the nuoB gene encoding NADH-quinone oxidoreductase subunit NuoB: protein MFRILKKSLKTGVVTGQYPEAVLPAAAPTQDVQAKAKPFRSSLAFRAVDTGSCNACEMELNALANPVYDIERFGIHIAASPRHADALVVTGPVTVNMERALQDVYDQTPDPKIVIALGDCAVHCGMFKGSYAVTGPVERHIPVDVRITGCPPRPSEILKVLSELRDDQHSSRD from the coding sequence ATGTTCCGTATTCTCAAGAAGAGCCTCAAAACCGGAGTTGTAACGGGCCAGTATCCTGAAGCCGTTCTACCCGCGGCAGCACCGACACAGGACGTACAAGCCAAAGCCAAGCCGTTCCGTTCATCTCTTGCATTCCGCGCAGTGGACACCGGTTCGTGCAATGCCTGTGAGATGGAATTGAACGCACTCGCAAATCCGGTCTATGACATCGAGCGATTCGGAATTCACATCGCTGCTTCACCACGTCATGCGGATGCGCTCGTGGTGACAGGTCCTGTCACCGTCAATATGGAGCGTGCGTTACAAGATGTGTACGACCAGACGCCTGACCCGAAGATTGTCATCGCGCTCGGTGACTGTGCGGTTCACTGTGGCATGTTCAAGGGCAGCTACGCCGTGACCGGCCCAGTGGAGCGGCACATTCCAGTCGACGTCCGCATTACCGGCTGCCCACCGCGCCCATCAGAAATTCTCAAGGTCCTGTCAGAGCTCCGAGATGACCAACATTCCTCCCGCGACTGA
- a CDS encoding carboxypeptidase regulatory-like domain-containing protein — MKIMKIMKKLKILNTILGVLIIGWLAETVWAYEEITVSDGGTLMGTVKLEGVVPKPKGYNLLTLPDPYYCGRISDGQGWRILQPFQVGPEAEFREVVVYLDGIDKGKPFDETGVPKIEAKDCLFVPFTTIVRDDQTVTVVNMDPVMHDIQAYETSHLGPRVLFNVPLPMNPQHPRNLKDRSDAAMYHKHMAGAPMKQLVNLSKGRQTFVMQCGFHAYMESWGVAVSNPYFAKTDQQGRFTMTDVPPGTYKLVVWHPYIRSAIEQTVTIGPKGTVEANIVVPAPTGRLYANEVLEHAYVRYNVPEETKKEIDPMIKKQEHH, encoded by the coding sequence ATGAAGATAATGAAGATAATGAAGAAACTGAAGATACTGAACACAATTCTCGGTGTGCTGATCATCGGGTGGCTTGCCGAGACTGTCTGGGCCTATGAGGAAATTACGGTTTCGGATGGTGGGACTCTCATGGGTACCGTGAAGCTCGAGGGCGTAGTCCCAAAGCCGAAGGGATACAATCTCTTGACGCTGCCCGATCCCTACTACTGCGGCCGGATTTCAGACGGGCAGGGCTGGCGCATTCTGCAACCGTTCCAGGTCGGGCCTGAGGCTGAGTTTCGCGAAGTGGTGGTCTATCTGGATGGAATTGACAAGGGCAAACCCTTCGACGAAACAGGCGTGCCGAAAATTGAAGCGAAAGACTGTCTCTTCGTCCCCTTTACGACGATCGTGCGGGACGATCAAACGGTGACGGTAGTCAACATGGACCCTGTGATGCACGACATTCAAGCGTATGAAACGTCGCATCTGGGGCCGCGAGTGCTGTTCAACGTGCCGCTGCCGATGAATCCGCAGCACCCGAGGAACCTCAAGGATCGCAGCGATGCCGCGATGTACCACAAGCACATGGCCGGCGCGCCGATGAAGCAATTGGTCAATCTCAGCAAGGGCCGGCAGACCTTCGTCATGCAATGCGGTTTTCACGCGTACATGGAGAGCTGGGGCGTGGCCGTGAGCAATCCCTACTTTGCCAAGACGGACCAACAGGGCCGGTTCACCATGACCGATGTGCCGCCGGGCACCTATAAGCTGGTCGTCTGGCATCCCTATATCCGTAGCGCGATAGAGCAAACCGTCACCATCGGTCCGAAGGGGACGGTGGAGGCCAATATCGTCGTTCCGGCCCCGACCGGGCGGCTCTATGCCAATGAGGTGCTGGAGCATGCCTACGTTCGCTACAACGTGCCTGAGGAAACGAAGAAGGAAATCGATCCGATGATCAAGAAGCAGGAACACCACTAA
- a CDS encoding NADH-quinone oxidoreductase subunit H, whose product MIYMVFLVVTQAVLLLAISPFLVGLIRKVKARFQCRKGAGVFQPYADLAKLFRKQPVVSTTTSWIFTAAPYIVFTSALSAGLLVPAFTSQTPMNFAGNIIALVYLLALGTFFLILAGLDAGSAFGGMGGSREAIVASLTEPAMILSIFAIALTAGSTNLSTIVHKTALLEGIVTDPSPHLMALAALFIVALAETGRVPVDNPATHLELTMIHEAMVLEYSGRYLALIEWAAGMKLAVFLSLIANVFAPWGIATTLTPTAMGIGLLAYVVKIAGLAVLIGTLECMFAKLRLFRVTDLLGVAFILALLGLLFFYILRS is encoded by the coding sequence ATGATTTATATGGTCTTCCTCGTTGTGACGCAAGCCGTCTTGCTCCTTGCGATCTCCCCTTTTCTCGTAGGACTCATCCGCAAAGTGAAAGCGCGATTCCAGTGCCGGAAGGGCGCAGGTGTGTTCCAGCCCTATGCAGACCTTGCCAAGCTCTTCCGGAAGCAGCCGGTGGTTTCGACCACCACCTCGTGGATCTTTACCGCCGCACCCTATATTGTGTTTACCTCCGCACTGTCGGCAGGCCTGTTAGTCCCAGCGTTCACCTCTCAAACCCCCATGAACTTTGCGGGAAACATCATCGCGCTCGTGTACCTCCTTGCACTGGGGACGTTTTTCCTGATTCTTGCGGGACTGGATGCCGGATCAGCGTTCGGCGGGATGGGCGGCAGCCGGGAGGCCATCGTGGCGTCGTTGACAGAGCCGGCCATGATCCTCTCTATCTTTGCCATCGCATTGACCGCAGGCTCCACCAATCTCAGCACCATTGTCCATAAGACCGCGTTGTTGGAAGGCATCGTGACCGACCCATCGCCGCATCTGATGGCGTTGGCGGCCCTCTTTATCGTGGCGCTGGCGGAAACCGGGCGGGTGCCAGTCGATAATCCGGCGACGCACCTCGAACTGACCATGATCCACGAGGCGATGGTTCTGGAATATTCAGGCCGGTATCTCGCCTTAATCGAATGGGCGGCCGGGATGAAGTTGGCGGTGTTTCTCTCCTTGATCGCGAATGTCTTTGCGCCCTGGGGGATTGCAACCACGCTGACGCCCACCGCGATGGGAATCGGACTTCTCGCATATGTGGTGAAGATCGCTGGACTCGCGGTGCTGATTGGGACCCTGGAATGCATGTTCGCTAAATTGCGGTTGTTCCGTGTGACAGACCTCCTGGGTGTTGCCTTTATCCTCGCATTGCTCGGACTGCTGTTCTTTTACATCCTCCGGAGCTGA
- a CDS encoding proton-conducting transporter membrane subunit: MIEVVILLAAPLLAGWLSLIVHRSALLHAINLTSIGVLVTAEILISRTVLNNGPFTALASLVYFDALSVFILFIIGAVGLACSFYMRSYMDDQVARGVIAPTRLNLFFFLFHMFLLSMVIATVANSVGVQWVAIEATTLATTFLIAFWRRRASLEAGWKYLILCSVGISLALFGVVLTYYSSLHVLGNVSEALNVTQLLRVADRLNPHVLNLAFIFMLVGYGTKVGLVPMHSWLPDAYTEAPAPVVAMLAGVLEVVAVYAILRMRMIVDHAVASSFTGGLLALLGFTSLVTGAFFILIQHNYKRLFAYSSIEHMGIAMIGFGVGGPLGTFGGLFHLLNHAFAKSMAFFAAGNIHRRFHTVEIGEVQGLAIAQPWTAMALMISGLALSALPPFASVVSEVQIITALAAQGVPGEWLSSTGGMVTFAVSDQFSRLGLAGVFLLSAILAFGGVLYRTTGMVWGTPPEGIIRGEIWTLGHLPIVLLTAALVGFSLFLPQPMQQLLEQATRLLLIH, from the coding sequence ATGATCGAAGTGGTGATTTTGCTGGCTGCGCCGCTCCTCGCCGGGTGGCTGAGCCTGATCGTTCACCGGTCCGCCTTGCTCCACGCGATCAATCTCACGAGCATCGGCGTGCTGGTGACGGCAGAAATCCTAATCAGCAGGACCGTCCTGAACAATGGGCCGTTCACGGCCCTGGCATCGTTGGTCTACTTCGACGCCTTGTCGGTTTTCATTCTCTTCATCATCGGAGCGGTCGGACTGGCCTGTTCGTTCTACATGCGCTCCTATATGGATGACCAGGTCGCACGCGGTGTGATCGCGCCCACACGACTCAATCTGTTCTTTTTTCTCTTCCACATGTTCTTGCTGTCGATGGTGATCGCGACGGTCGCAAACAGTGTCGGAGTGCAATGGGTGGCGATCGAGGCGACGACGCTCGCCACGACCTTTCTCATCGCCTTCTGGCGACGACGTGCTTCATTGGAAGCAGGCTGGAAATACCTCATCTTATGTTCGGTCGGGATTTCCCTCGCGCTCTTCGGCGTCGTGCTCACGTATTACTCGTCATTGCATGTGCTGGGTAACGTCAGTGAGGCGCTGAATGTCACGCAGTTGCTACGCGTTGCCGACCGACTGAATCCTCACGTACTAAACCTGGCCTTTATTTTTATGCTGGTGGGTTACGGCACCAAGGTGGGGCTCGTGCCCATGCATAGCTGGTTGCCGGATGCGTATACCGAGGCGCCGGCGCCGGTGGTGGCAATGCTGGCGGGTGTCCTCGAAGTTGTTGCGGTGTATGCGATCCTCCGTATGAGAATGATTGTGGATCACGCGGTGGCATCTTCTTTCACGGGAGGGTTGCTGGCGCTGCTCGGGTTTACCTCATTGGTGACCGGCGCGTTTTTTATCCTGATTCAGCACAACTACAAACGGCTGTTTGCCTATTCCAGTATCGAACATATGGGAATTGCCATGATCGGATTCGGAGTGGGAGGGCCACTGGGAACGTTCGGCGGGTTATTTCATCTGTTGAATCATGCGTTCGCCAAGTCGATGGCGTTTTTTGCCGCGGGCAATATTCATCGCCGCTTCCATACAGTAGAAATCGGCGAGGTGCAGGGGCTGGCCATCGCGCAGCCCTGGACCGCGATGGCGTTGATGATTTCAGGACTAGCTCTCTCGGCGCTGCCTCCATTCGCATCGGTCGTCAGTGAAGTGCAAATCATCACAGCGCTCGCTGCACAAGGGGTTCCGGGGGAATGGCTCAGCAGCACCGGAGGCATGGTGACCTTTGCTGTGTCAGATCAATTCAGTCGTTTGGGTCTTGCCGGAGTATTCTTGCTGAGTGCCATTCTGGCGTTCGGCGGCGTGCTCTATCGTACGACCGGAATGGTCTGGGGCACACCGCCGGAGGGAATCATCCGAGGAGAAATCTGGACGCTAGGCCATTTGCCAATCGTGTTGCTCACTGCCGCGCTGGTAGGATTCAGTCTCTTCCTTCCGCAGCCCATGCAGCAACTCTTAGAGCAGGCCACGCGACTTTTATTGATCCACTAA
- a CDS encoding SUMF1/EgtB/PvdO family nonheme iron enzyme gives MDTPQGMVTVPAGWFLMGSDLSVDRAAGPQELPQHNVYLDAFQIDQYEVSNVDYLRFVLATGVDWPPFWRESPFPEKAALHPVINVSWYEAEAYCRWAGKRLPTEAEWEKAARGVDGRIFPWGDEPAGWIKSNIAHSGSKRGFKYPPLANINRYDKGVSPYGVYQMAGNVSEWVADWFDPEYYRKGNNENPRGPESGDIKVFRGGSWNEDPEVARSAGRNGGEPDRKSYLTGFRCAKSGTSSQPSAISYQLTKTP, from the coding sequence ATGGACACACCGCAAGGGATGGTGACGGTGCCGGCCGGTTGGTTTTTGATGGGCAGCGATCTGAGCGTAGACCGTGCAGCTGGTCCGCAAGAACTGCCGCAACACAACGTGTATCTCGATGCGTTTCAAATCGATCAGTACGAAGTGTCGAACGTGGATTATCTGCGCTTCGTGCTGGCTACAGGGGTGGACTGGCCGCCATTTTGGCGGGAAAGTCCGTTTCCTGAAAAGGCGGCTCTCCATCCGGTCATTAACGTGAGCTGGTACGAGGCAGAGGCCTACTGCCGCTGGGCGGGCAAACGATTGCCTACCGAAGCGGAATGGGAAAAAGCGGCGCGGGGTGTGGATGGCCGGATCTTTCCCTGGGGCGACGAACCGGCTGGATGGATCAAGAGCAACATCGCCCATTCGGGGTCCAAACGCGGCTTCAAGTATCCGCCGCTCGCGAATATCAACCGGTATGACAAGGGCGTGAGTCCTTACGGCGTCTACCAAATGGCAGGCAACGTGAGTGAATGGGTGGCGGATTGGTTCGATCCGGAATACTACCGGAAGGGCAACAATGAGAACCCTAGGGGACCTGAATCGGGCGACATCAAAGTCTTCCGTGGAGGCTCATGGAATGAGGATCCGGAGGTGGCTCGCTCTGCCGGGCGCAACGGCGGCGAACCGGATCGGAAGAGCTATCTCACCGGCTTTCGTTGCGCAAAGTCTGGAACAAGCTCTCAGCCATCAGCGATCAGCTATCAGCTCACGAAAACTCCATAA
- a CDS encoding NADH-quinone oxidoreductase subunit C encodes MTEASSCEYVLKTAFPSIAQSEPAQIDCSHFTVPKDLIPSITHYLHTQPSLRGRMTMLWAVDNRPMRDSYGLHYLFTLESSRRWVLLSTELAGNNRLFPSITPHIHAAKWYEREIRDMFGLIPQGHPDLRRLIRHEHWPKGAHPLKKDFHWDHVLGRQQGEHRFRHIEGEGVFEVPVGPIHAGIIESGHFRFSVAGEPIMQLELHHFWKHRGIEKLFEQQRLTEAVPLAERVSGDTTVGHSLGYCQAVESLLHLDVPRRGRYLRSLFLELERLHNHLGDVGAICNDTAYALPHMHCGRMKERIMQLNDRLSGSRFLRGVNRVGGAAVDLTREQLAEIVDELNRMEPDFSELESIIAANASLTDRLETTGVLTERTAWDHAVVGVVGRASGLDQDIRRDRPFAAYDELPVKVVPYRYGDVRARMRVRMDEIHESMRLIREIREKIPQGPVAVEPDRTPNAGEWALSAVEGWRGEIVHMVMAGEQGAIHRCKVRDPSFVNWPAIQWTVLGNIIPDFPLINKSFNLSYAGNDL; translated from the coding sequence ATGACAGAGGCGAGTTCATGTGAGTATGTGCTAAAGACTGCGTTTCCGTCGATCGCACAGAGTGAACCGGCGCAAATCGATTGCTCGCATTTTACAGTTCCCAAGGACCTGATTCCGTCGATCACCCACTACCTCCACACTCAACCGAGCCTGCGTGGTCGAATGACGATGCTGTGGGCTGTCGACAATCGGCCCATGCGCGACTCTTACGGATTGCACTACCTGTTTACTTTGGAGTCGTCCCGCCGATGGGTTTTGCTGTCCACCGAGCTTGCCGGGAACAATCGGCTGTTTCCTTCCATCACGCCCCACATTCATGCCGCCAAGTGGTACGAGCGTGAGATTCGCGACATGTTCGGGTTGATTCCGCAGGGACACCCGGATTTGCGGCGTCTCATCCGGCACGAACACTGGCCCAAAGGGGCACACCCGCTCAAGAAAGACTTTCACTGGGACCATGTGCTGGGTCGACAACAGGGTGAGCATCGTTTCCGCCACATCGAAGGAGAAGGGGTATTTGAAGTACCGGTGGGCCCCATTCATGCCGGGATCATCGAGTCGGGGCATTTTCGATTTTCTGTGGCAGGCGAACCCATCATGCAACTCGAGTTGCACCATTTCTGGAAGCATCGTGGAATTGAAAAGCTGTTCGAGCAACAGAGACTGACCGAGGCGGTTCCGTTGGCTGAGAGGGTGTCCGGCGACACGACGGTCGGACACAGTTTAGGCTATTGCCAAGCGGTTGAATCGCTCTTGCATCTGGACGTGCCGCGCCGCGGACGCTATCTCCGGAGCCTGTTTCTGGAACTGGAGCGCCTCCACAATCATCTCGGCGACGTGGGTGCGATCTGTAACGATACGGCCTACGCCCTGCCCCATATGCATTGCGGTCGGATGAAAGAGCGCATCATGCAGCTCAACGACCGCCTGAGCGGTTCACGGTTTCTCCGCGGGGTGAACCGGGTGGGTGGGGCTGCCGTGGATCTCACAAGAGAACAGCTGGCCGAAATCGTGGACGAACTGAATCGCATGGAACCGGACTTTTCAGAGTTGGAATCGATCATCGCCGCCAACGCCTCTCTGACAGACCGGTTGGAGACCACCGGTGTCCTGACAGAACGCACGGCATGGGATCATGCAGTCGTGGGAGTTGTCGGACGAGCGTCGGGTCTCGATCAGGACATCAGGCGTGATCGGCCATTTGCCGCCTACGACGAGCTGCCGGTCAAGGTAGTCCCTTATCGGTATGGCGACGTGCGGGCGCGAATGCGGGTCCGCATGGATGAGATTCATGAATCTATGCGGCTGATCAGAGAGATTCGCGAAAAGATTCCGCAAGGGCCGGTCGCCGTCGAACCAGACCGCACGCCCAACGCCGGTGAGTGGGCCCTCTCGGCAGTCGAGGGCTGGCGCGGCGAAATTGTACATATGGTGATGGCCGGAGAACAGGGCGCCATTCATCGATGTAAGGTGCGTGACCCGTCGTTCGTGAACTGGCCAGCAATACAATGGACTGTCCTGGGGAATATCATTCCGGACTTTCCGCTCATTAATAAGAGTTTCAATTTGTCGTATGCGGGGAACGACCTGTAA
- a CDS encoding efflux RND transporter periplasmic adaptor subunit gives MRIPKRGGLVVAGLVALLAGGYLAVGAGFWNRGLPEGLIQANGRIEGDHLTIASKFPGRIQELLVREGDTVTAGQVMIRIDDVQTRARVDQALHGWEALEAQVQAAHTALAVLNLDVPLAIESAQSHVDEARAGLEKAKTVEREASLDEQRFRNLLPEQAVTQQQYDQALARWNVAKSEVAVARSTLEKATKELAQAELGWKRIRAKEDEVAALERQRDQLEAVLNEAESVLADLTIRAPANGTITTRMVDIGEVVTAGAPLYEVVDLDRLYLKVYVPENQIGKIRLNLPARIYTDAFPDRPFDATVRYIASKAEFTPKEIQTPDERVKLIYALKLYVKENPDHQLTPGLPADAVIRWKDDVAWVKPKR, from the coding sequence ATGAGGATTCCCAAGCGCGGTGGCCTGGTTGTCGCCGGACTGGTTGCCTTGCTTGCCGGGGGCTATTTGGCCGTGGGTGCTGGTTTCTGGAATCGCGGATTGCCGGAAGGGTTGATTCAGGCCAACGGACGCATCGAAGGCGATCACCTGACCATTGCCAGTAAATTTCCCGGGCGTATTCAGGAACTGCTTGTCCGCGAAGGTGACACCGTCACAGCAGGGCAGGTTATGATTCGAATTGACGACGTCCAGACCCGTGCCAGGGTTGATCAAGCCCTGCACGGGTGGGAGGCACTCGAGGCGCAAGTGCAGGCGGCGCATACCGCTCTGGCTGTCCTCAACCTGGACGTGCCCTTAGCGATCGAGTCGGCCCAGTCCCACGTCGATGAAGCCCGAGCGGGGCTGGAGAAGGCGAAGACCGTCGAGCGGGAAGCCAGCCTGGATGAGCAGCGCTTCCGCAACCTGCTCCCCGAGCAGGCAGTGACGCAGCAACAGTACGATCAAGCACTTGCCCGATGGAACGTGGCGAAGAGCGAAGTGGCGGTGGCACGGTCGACGCTCGAGAAAGCGACGAAGGAGCTGGCGCAAGCGGAATTGGGGTGGAAACGGATTCGCGCCAAGGAGGATGAGGTCGCCGCGCTGGAACGTCAGCGGGATCAACTCGAAGCGGTATTGAATGAAGCAGAGAGCGTGCTGGCCGATCTCACGATTCGTGCACCGGCCAACGGAACCATTACGACGCGAATGGTGGATATCGGCGAAGTCGTCACCGCCGGGGCGCCACTGTATGAAGTTGTGGATCTGGACCGGCTGTACCTCAAAGTCTATGTGCCGGAAAACCAAATCGGAAAAATTCGGTTGAATCTGCCGGCTCGTATTTACACCGATGCGTTCCCCGATCGGCCGTTTGATGCAACGGTGCGATACATCGCCTCAAAGGCGGAGTTCACGCCCAAAGAGATTCAAACCCCGGACGAGCGCGTGAAGCTCATTTACGCGTTGAAGCTCTATGTGAAAGAGAATCCGGATCATCAACTGACCCCCGGTCTGCCGGCCGATGCAGTCATTCGCTGGAAGGACGATGTGGCGTGGGTGAAACCGAAACGATGA
- a CDS encoding SUMF1/EgtB/PvdO family nonheme iron enzyme: MEGKDIQRFRKWDWVVNTLLIAAALFALSRLAWGLNTQDIVVEVEWTEAGKKIAAERVATWKAKDEMVLVPAGEFIMGSDKKTDRLAYRGETPQRRVYLDAFEIGKYEVTALEYLRFVLATNRNPQLDWRYDGGNFQEAMAHHPIMHVSWYDADAFCKWEGKRLPTEAEWEKAARGTDGRLYPWGNEYAGPSRANFGRTGLSGPVRDRPERLLLYPPIISVDKYDKAVSPYGLYQTIGNVAEWVADWYDKDYYATAPERNPKGPETGTQKAFRGGGWMDSTTTMRVAMRNGTDPNTKINWMGFRCARSMNDTYQLSAVSKSINPLLASPY; this comes from the coding sequence GTGGAAGGTAAAGACATACAGAGGTTTCGGAAGTGGGACTGGGTCGTCAACACACTGCTGATTGCAGCTGCGTTGTTTGCCCTGTCTCGCCTGGCCTGGGGGCTGAATACCCAAGACATCGTGGTGGAGGTGGAATGGACGGAGGCAGGGAAAAAGATCGCCGCGGAACGTGTCGCCACCTGGAAGGCCAAAGACGAGATGGTGCTGGTGCCGGCCGGTGAGTTCATCATGGGCAGCGACAAGAAAACGGACCGACTCGCGTATCGTGGCGAGACCCCGCAACGGCGCGTCTATCTGGATGCATTCGAGATCGGCAAGTATGAAGTGACGGCATTGGAGTATCTCCGGTTTGTCCTCGCGACGAATCGGAATCCCCAATTAGATTGGCGATACGACGGCGGGAATTTCCAGGAAGCCATGGCACATCATCCCATCATGCACGTCAGCTGGTACGACGCCGATGCCTTTTGCAAATGGGAAGGCAAGCGGTTGCCGACGGAAGCGGAATGGGAGAAGGCGGCGCGTGGGACAGATGGTCGGCTCTATCCGTGGGGCAATGAATATGCCGGGCCGAGCAGGGCGAACTTCGGAAGGACCGGCCTCTCCGGTCCTGTGCGGGATCGTCCGGAGCGGCTGCTGCTGTATCCGCCAATCATCTCCGTCGATAAGTACGACAAGGCCGTGAGTCCCTACGGGCTTTATCAGACGATCGGCAACGTGGCTGAATGGGTGGCCGACTGGTACGACAAGGATTATTACGCGACGGCGCCGGAACGCAATCCGAAAGGTCCGGAGACGGGAACCCAGAAGGCGTTCCGTGGCGGCGGCTGGATGGACAGCACGACAACCATGCGCGTCGCCATGCGGAATGGAACCGATCCAAACACGAAGATCAATTGGATGGGCTTCCGATGCGCGCGATCTATGAATGATACCTATCAACTATCAGCAGTCAGCAAGTCGATCAACCCCCTCCTGGCCTCCCCCTACTAG